The following are from one region of the Takifugu rubripes chromosome 12, fTakRub1.2, whole genome shotgun sequence genome:
- the LOC115251659 gene encoding protein S100-A13-like — protein sequence MEAAICTLVSQFKTFAGKDGSSSTLSKEEFHNLVTSQLPNFVKDAGNPRAMAELMGSLDEDNDGELTFPEFWQLLGTLASKQGGFS from the exons ATGGAAGCCGCCATCTGCACCCTCGTCTCCCAGTTCAAGACCTTTGCTGGGAAAGATGGGTCCTCCAGCACCCTGAGCAAGGAGGAGTTCCACAACCTGGTGACCTCTCAGCTGCCCAACTTTGTCAAG GACGCCGGTAACCCCAGGGCCATGGCGGAGCTGATGGGCTCTCTGGACGAGGACAACGACGGGGAGCTGACCTTCCCAGAGTTCTGGCAGCTGCTCGGCACCCTGGCGAGTAAACAGGGCGGCTTCAGTTAG